Part of the Gemmatimonadota bacterium genome, GGCCTCCGCTGAATCTCTGGCGGACAGACCTTGGACTTGAGCGCTGACCAGGTGCACCGTAGCGGAGCAAGCCAGGACGAAACAAGGGATCGCGCCCTGCGGAAAGCCATCAAATCCTCCCTAGTGAGCAAACGCAGCTGACCATCAACCATCGAGAGATCCTGTGGTGGCGCCTACGAAGCGCGCTCGTGCACCATTTAGCCCATCGGCGCGGACCGAGGCGTCAGGCCCACCGCAGCAATTGCTTGCTAGGCGGTTCCCCCAGCAGAGGGCTTCCTGCTCGTGCCATGCCCTCCAGCGAAGCCTCCTCAGCCGCTTCTTCTACGCTGGGTCTGCTGGGCCACGCCGAATGGCACGTGAGCGCATGGTACAAGGTGACTTGCTCTTCCACATGCCGGAGCTGATCGTCGAAAAAGATGTGCGGGCGAAAGATTCCGGAGGATGCGAGCCTTCTCGATACCTCCGAGAAAGAACACTTCGTCGACCTCGATCCCCCAGGCACGTAGGGTAGTAACGACGCGCTCATGGGCAGGTGCGTTTCGTGCCGTCATAATTGCGACGCGCACTCGCGGTTGATAGAGAGGGTTCTTGACCACGCGCTGTCGTTCCTTGGCTTGCAGACTCGCAAGTTCACGGAACAACTTGCCGAGTGGCCCTACCGGCATCGGCACCGAGGCCGCCTTGGCTTCAGAGTCCAGAAATGCCTTCAAACCATCACCGGTTAAACACGGTCTCAGCCGAGTCATCAGCCAGATCCCGTCGAAGTCGAAGGCAAATCTAAGCTCCGGATCCGACAGGTCGTCAACCAAGTCAGTTGAAACACTTGGCCGGCCGGCGCTCCTCATAACAGCGCTCCGCACATCGACGTTGTTGGCTGACAAGAATAGCGACGCGTTAAACGCATCGAGATACGAAACGGCGGCCTACCATTCGTGAATGCCGCACGTGTGATCGCAAGCCCATGGTGCTGAATGGACTTAAAGACACGAAGTCCTGTATCCGGATCATTGCGTGAAAGGAGCACCAACTTCGACCGGTTGATCGTCTTCAGTCTTCCCATTCAAGCTCAGGAACCGACGGATCAACGGAATGCGACCCCTGGGGAAGCGGATTTGACTCGTTGCCGCGCTGGTGCTTACGGTAGACTTTCAAGTCCCTGCTCTCGAAAAAGACACTTATCTGACTCCCCCAGATCGAAGAGAGCACTTGAGGCAACCGCGATACAAGCTTTTCTCGATCGGAAATGACAACCTTTCTCCTCGTCCGTCAGCCAAACGTCTTTCCAACCCCGCCCCCGTGCGACCCAATCCCTCACGAACGGTACCCCCGGCAGGCTAGGACCGGTAGCTGGTGGCGGTTTCCTCCCCAGTTCGCTCAGTGCGCCAGAGTGTATCCGCCAAACCCGAAGCGGCGCCTCCTCCCTGCCCCGCCACGCCGGTTCAGACGCTGAACACCAGCAAATTCGGACGCATCGGCTGCAGTGGCTCCTGTTTGGTGTGGGCGAGGAGAGGCCATCGCCGATCGGCCCCCGACCACGCAAAAAGGCGCAAAGATCACCCTCGATCCCCGCGCCCCGCCGCTACCCCACCCCGCACGCACTCACCCCCTAATGCGGCTCCCTCACCGCCCTGACCCGCCGCGGATGCACCCGCTCGATCAGCTCGTGCACCGCCCTGCCCCGGTGCGAGATCTTCCCCTTCGCCTCCCGCGTCGCCTGGCCAAAGCTCATCCCCAGGTCATCACTCCAGAAGAGCGGATCGTACCCGAACCCCCCATCGCCCTCGGGAGCACGCAGGATCCGCCCCTCGGTGACCCCGGCCACCACCAGCGACGCCCCCTCCGCCGGCTCGGCCCACGGCCACTCCGCACCCGCCGGCCGGTGCAGCACCAGGACACACCGATACCGCGCCGACCGCGCCGCGTCCGGCACATCCCTGAGCGCCGTCAGCAGCGCCGCGTTGTTCGCCGCCGTCACCAGATGATCAGGGCCATCCATCCCCGCAAAGCGCTTGGAGTAGACCCCCGGCCCACCCTCAAGCGCATCGACCTCCAGCCCGCTGTCATCGGCCAACGTCACCACCCCGCTCCGCGCCGCAAACCACTCGGCCTTGAGCGCCGCGTTCTCCGCAAAGGTGTGCGCCACCTCCAGCACGTCCTCGTCCGGATGCTCCGCCAACCCGCACTGATCCGGTGACCTGACATCCACCCCCAACGGCCCCAGCAGCCCCCGGAACTCGGCCACCTTCCCCACGTTCCGAGAGGCCACCAGGAGGACCGTCACAGGCCGAGCGCCGTCCGCTGCAGCGCGAAGAGCTCGTTCATGCCGCCCTGCGCCAGGTCCAGCAACCGGTCCAGCGCCGCCCGATCAAAGGTCCCGTGCTCGCCCGTCCCCTGCACCTCGACAAAGTCATGCGGCGCCAGCATCACCACATTGGCATCCACCTCGGCGTCACGATCTTCCAGGTACGCCAGGTCGAGCCGCTGCTCGCCATCGACCGTGCCGACCGACACCGCCGCCACCAACCGCCCGAACGGCGACGGCTGACCCGTCTTCTCCGACAGCCAGGTGCAGGCATCGTGCAGCGCCACGCACGCGCCGGTGATCGAGGCGCAACGCGTGCCACCATCGGCGGTGAGGACGTCGCAGTCGACCTTGATGGTGTACTCGCCAAAGGCGAAGGTGCCCATCGCCGCGCGCAGCGACCGGCCAATCAAGCGCTGGATTTCATGCGTCCGCCCACCGGGGCCGTTCCGCTCGCGCGAGGTCCGCTCCGCCGTGGCGCGCGGCAACATGGAATACTCGGCCGTGACCCACCCCTGCCCGCTCCCCTTCTTGAACGGCGGGACACCCGTCTCGACGGAGGCGGTGCAATGCACCAGCGTCCCCCCCATCCGCACCAGGCAGGAGCCCTCGGCGTACGGGTTGGCGCGGCGCTCAAGAACGGTGGGACGAAGCTGGTTGGGCTGACGACCATCAGGGCGTGACACGAAGGCGCTCCACAAGGCGGGTAGTCGAACGATCCGGCAACAACGGAATGATCACGACACGACCACCGCGCGCACGCACGGTGTCCGCACCAACAACGGTATCAGGATTGTAGTCGCCACCCTTCACCAGCACGTCGGGCTGCAGGGCGGCGATCAGCTGCGCGGGGGTGTCCTCGTCAAAGAGGACCACACAATCGACACAGGCGAGCGCGGCCAGCACGCGGGCGCGGTCGGCGGCGGAGACGATGGGCCGTTCACTCCCCTTGTCGAGCCGGCGCACTGAGGCATCGGTGTTCACGCCGACGATGAGCGCATCGCCCAACGCGCGCGCCGACTCGAGGACGTGAATGTGGCCGGCATGGAGGAGGTCGAAGACGCCGTTGGTGAAGACCACCTGCCCCGTGGTGCCCTGGCGCCAGCGTGCGGCGTCGCCCTGGGAGCGCAGCTTCGGGGCGGTGTCGACAGGCGAGGTCAGGGTTCGCCCCCGACGATCTTCGGCGCGAACTTGTAGACCTTCTCGCCATACAGCGGCAGCGTCACGCGCTCGGTGTACTTGACCGAGATGACCACGCCGCCCGGCGGATCGAGGCGCGTCACGGTGATCTTCCGTGCCTCGGGCGGGAGGCCCAGGGTGTCGGCCACGGCACGGAGGCGGGTGAGGATCTGCGCATCGGTGAGCGTCGTGCTGAAGCGCGCCGCGGAGGTCATCTCGTCGCGGAACTGCTCGTAGCGGAACCACGGCCTGCCGAGGGTGATGCCGACGTAGACCGCCGTGCCGATCACCAGCAGCGTGACCAGACACCCCAGGCTGCTGCCACCCCGACGTCCGGCTACCACCGGGACTGCGCCTTGTCGACGATCGCGTTCACCAGGAACTCCAGCGCCTTCTTGCGGCCGTCGGCCTCGCGGCCCGGTTCGTAGTCGCCCCGCGCGCTGAGGCTGCGTTCCTGGAAGATCATGCGCCCGTCCTTGTTGGCGACCATTTCGATCGCGATGGTGACGGAGAGCTGCCGCCGAGTGACCTGGACACTGCCGCCGGTGCCACTGCCTGCGAAGGAGGTGGGCTCGTCCGGCTCGTAACTGATGATGCGGCCGCGGACCACGAGGTCGGCCTTCGCCTCGGTGGCCGCGCGGAGTCCGAGGCGCCGTTCGACGGCCTCGCGCACCGCGAGGTTCACCTGCTGACCCAGCGTCGCGTCCGACGTTTCGTTGTCGAAGGGGAGGACGGCGACGGTCTTGATATCGGCCGGCAGGCCGCCGCCGGCGAAGCCGAAGGCGCAACCGGTGCCGAGGAGGAGCAGCCCGAGGAGGCTAGAGCGAATCGCGCGGTGCATCCCACATCTCCGCCGAAAACGACCCCGGCTTCGTCACCCGCGTGAAGGTCAGATCGAGTCGCGCTGGCCCACTGGGGACGTCCAGTCGCGACTTGAGGAGCACGCCATCCGGGCCAAAGGTGGTGGTCACGATCCCGATCCGCTTCCCCGCCTGCCGCACCTCGGCCATCAACCGCAGGCCGTCGCGACTGCGCAGATAGTCCACAGTATCGGCGCCACTGATGTAGCGCCAAGCGGTGACCTTCTCGTCCTGCCGGCCACGGAGCTCGACCGCACCGGCAGGAGGACGCGCCCTGCCGAGCATGGCCCAGAGGAGCGGGTAGCTCGGTACCAGCTTGTCGACCTGATCCTTGGGCTGGACCCACTGCGCCGAGTCGCCGATGACGACCGCCGCGCCGCGGCCAGCGCCGAGGGGGCCGCGGAAGTCGAAGCGGAGGGAATCGGCGCCGGCCACCGAGGCGCTCCCCTGCCCCTTGGCGGCGGCGGAGCGCTTGTCGGTGAAGACGAAGCGGAAGCGGATCTCCTGGTTGCCCCCGGGCTGCGTCTCGGCGGCCCAGCGGCGCGCCTCCGCGTCCGAGAGGGCAGCAAGACCGGACGGCGCGATGGCGCCGGGGGTACCACCACAGGCGGCCAGCAGGAGCAGCGGGAGGAGGCGGAGTCGTTGCATTGCCCCCAAGTTCGCCCCGGAGCGGGAGGGACTCAACCCTCCCTCATCGGTGGATGCTGCGGATCACGTCGCCCTGGGTGACCCGGAGGAGGGCGGCGTAGCTCCCCGCCACCCGGCCGAAGATGGTGTAGCGCCCGTCCAGGTGCGGCTGCGGCGAGACATTGATGAACCACTGGCTCCCCCCGGTCTCGGGACCGGAGAGGGCCATCCCCGCCATCGGGACGTCGTAGCGGCGGCGGTTGAACTCGTCGCGAATGGCCCAACCCGGCCCCCCGCTCCCGGTGCCGCTCCGATCGCCGTCCTGGATGACGAAGTTCGGGACGACCCGATGCCACCGGTTGCCGTCGAACCAGCGGCGGTCCACCAGGCGGAGGAAGTTGGCGACCGTGAGCGGTGCCTCGCGCCCGAGCAGCTCGAGGTCGATGGTGCCGCGACCGTCGAGCTCCACCGTCACGTGCGGGTTCTCCTTGGCGAGCACCAGCGTGCGGACGATCACCCGGTAGTCCTCGAGGCCACGCCCGGTGACGACCGGCAGCGCCGGGCCCCAGCGTTCGGCAAGCGCCGGCCAGCTGCGCGCCGCGTCGCGCCGCAGCAGCATTTCGGCCGGCGGCGTGAAGAAGTCGCGGCGGCTCGGGTCACCGAGTTGCTGCAGGACATCGGGGACGCGGCGCGCGAGTCCCGACATGGCGGCAAGCACAGCCTGTTGCGCATCGCGTTCGACGTCGGCGGCACCGAGCCGCCAGGCCGCCAGGAGGAGGTCGAGATCTTCGACGCGTGCGTTGGCGCCGAGGACGCCGGCAGCGGTGGCACGCACCTCGGGCGCGGCACTCCGGAGACGCTCGCGGGCCGCGGCGACGACGGTGGAGTCGCTGCGCGGGCGCGCGCTGCGCCACGCACCCAGCGCCGCGGCCTGCACCCGCGCATCGGCATCCTGCAGGCCGGCCTGGAAGACGGCGTTGCCGGTGCTGCTGATGCTGCCCCATCCCTCGTAGGCGGCCATCCGCTCGCGGACGTCCTGCGAGGCCTGCCAGACGGCGGCGCGCTTGGCGAAGCGGGCGGTGTCGGCGCGGGCGAGCGCCGAGAAGGCGACGCGACGCATCGCCCAGGTGGCGCCCTGCTTGTCGAAGAGGCCGTCGAGCGCGGCCATCGCCGCTTCGCCGCGCAACTCGCCGAGCGCGGTGGTGGCCTGCACGCGGACATTGAAGTCGGCATCGGTGAGGAGGCGGAGGACGCCGGTCACTTCGGCGGAGTCGCGCCAGGAGCCGAGCGCCTGCAGCGCGCTGATCTTGACGCCGGGCGAGGCGTCCTGGAGGGCGCGGCGCAGTTCGCCGAGCACGGCAGCCGCGGGGAGCCCGGCGCTGTCGGCGTAGGCCTTCGTGTAGGAACGGACCGCGGCCTCGCGAACCAGCGCCATCTTGTCCCGCGCCGAGCGGAGCAGGCCGTTACCGGCCGTCGGGGCCTTGAGCCGCGCGATGGTGTAGCTGGCGCGCCAGCGGAGGTCGTCGTTCTGGTCGTTCAGGAACGGGAGCATCGCCGCGACGGGCGCCTGCGCGCCGAGCTTCCACGATTCGAGCAGCGCGACGGGCAGCAGGAGGTCGCGTCGGGCGGCCGAGACCGAGGTGCGGCCCCCGATGATCTCGGTGAGCATCGCGATGGCGGCGCTACCGCCGGAGCGGGCCAACGCGGCGGAGGCCTCACCGGCCGCGGCCGCATCGAGGGAGTCGGGTTGACGAATGCGGGCGATGATCGCCGCGGCGTTGTTGCTGTCGGCCAGCAGGCCGAGGGCAAAGAAGGCGTCGGCGATGACGTTCTGATCGCGATCGCCGAGCGCCTCGACGATGAGCGGCGCGCCACGCTTGTCGCCGATGCGGCCAACCGCCACCACCGCGGTGCGGCGCACCAGCGGGTCCGGATGGCCGATGGCGCGCGCCATCGCGGTGAGGTCGAGCTGCCGGCGATCCTCGGCCATCAACAACGGGGCGAGCGCCTCGACCAGCGCGGGGTCCTGGGCGGTGAGCGGCGCCGCGAGCAGCACGAGGCCGACGGCGGCGTGGAGGAAGGGGAGAGTCGCATCAGAGGCGCACCGGGTCAGGAATGGGTTGCAGCCGTTCGGCGATGCCCTCAGGGAGGCGGCCGAAGGCGAAGGTGTCGTCCATCACCAGCATGGCGGTGCTGCCGGTCGCCAGGAGCTCGCCGGTCTCGTCGTGTTCGACGGCGTAGCCGAAGGTGACGCGCCGGGAGGCCCGCTCGCGCACCCAGGTGCGCACCCGGATCGGGTCGTCATAGCGCGCCGCGCGGCGGTAGCGGATGGTGAGCTCACCGACCATCAGGCGGAAGCCGAGGGTCTCGAGGTCGCGGTACGAGAGCCCGGTCTGGCGGAGGTGCTCGGTGCGCGCGACGTCCCACCAGACCAGATACCGGGCGTGATAGACCACGCCCATCTGGTCGGTCTCGGAGTAATCGACCCGGCGGCGGATGGTGGTGATTCCGGCGCCATCGGTTGCAACGGTCGGCTGCATCGTCCACCTTTCGCGCCGTGACAGCGCACCGTGTGGTTGTGGTCGGGGATGCCCACCTTGGGGCGGCGCCCGTGGGAGACGAGGAGGCGATGCTCGCCTTCCTCGACGCCGTCCCGTCGCTGGGTGACGCGTTGCTCGTCACCGGCGACCTCTTCGACTTCTGGTTCACCTGGCGCCGAGTGATCCCGCGGCAGGCGATCCGCACCACCGCCGCCCTGGTCCATCTGGCCCGACGCTTCCCGGTGATGATGGTCGGCGGCAATCACGACCGCTGGGGCAGCACCTTCTGGGACCAGGAAGCGGGGCTCCGCTTTGACGCCCATCGGCTCGAATGCGATGTGGCCGGCCAGCGCGTCCTGATGGTCCACGGCGACGGGATGCATCAGGAGCACTTCCGCGCCAACGTGCTCAACCGGCTGATCAATTCGCCGACCATCATCCGTGCCGTCGCGACGCTGCCGGCCTCGCTCACCTTCTGGGCCGCCGACCGGTTGCAGCACAACCCGGCCTATGCCGCCGCCCATCCGGAAATCAGCGATGCGGCGATGGGACGCCAGCGGGTGATCGCCGAGGGGTTCCTCACAGCGGACCCGGGACTCGGCGCCGTGGTGATGGGCCACACCCATCGTGCAGCCGCCGTGGAGATGATGCCGGGGCGCTGGTACCTGAATCCGGGCGCGTGGCTCGATGGACACGCCTACGGCATCCTCGATGCCGACGGCGCCACGCTGCACCACTTCAGCTAGTCCGCTCGCTCCCCAGTGCCGCCAGCTCGATCGTCTCGAGCGGTTCCCCCACAAAGATCGATCCCACCCTCGCAAAGCGCGCCACGTCGTCGGTCGCGGCCCAGCGATGGTGCACCGGCGTGCCGGCCGGCGCCTCGAGCCCCTGCGCACGCAGCACGGTGGCCAGTTCACGCGCCGTCTCCTGCGCACTGTCGATCCGGACGACGTCGGGGCCGAGCACCTCGCCGATCAGGCCGCTGAGCATGGGGTAGTGCGTGCAGCCGAGGACGATGGTGTCGACGCCGGCCGCACGCAGGGGCGCGAGGTACTCCTCGGCGACCAGCCGAGTGGCGGGATGCTCGAACCACCCCTCCTCGACCAACGGCACGAAGAGCGGGCACGCCTGCTCCACCACGGCCAGCTCGGGACGGATGCGATGCAGCGCCCGACGATACGCCCCGGAGAGGATGGTGCCGGCGGTGCCGATGACGCCCACGGTGCCGCCGCGACTCGCTGCTGCGGCCGCGCGCGCGCCGGGTTCGATCACACCGATGACCGGCACGGTGGCCACGGCGCGGAGTTCATCGAGCGCATGGGCGGTGGCGGTGTTGCAGGCGACGACGACCGCCTTCACCTGGTGTTCCTCGAGCCAGGTGAGGATCTCGCGCGCATAGCGGCGGACCGTCTCCGGCGACTTCGATCCGTAGGGGACGCGCGCGGTGTCGCCGAGGTAGAGCGTCGATTCGTTCGGGAGCAGCGCGTGAATGGCGCGCACGACGGTGAGGCCGCCGATGCCGGAATCGAAGACGCCGATCGGTGCGGTGTTCATCGCGGGATCGGCAGGGTGACGCCGAGGCCACGACGACCGCCGGGGAGGATGCGCGCCTGCAACTCGCCGGGGAAGTCGTAGAGGTTGGCCGAGACGTAGGCTTCCATCCCGGCGAAGAGGTGGTTCACCGCGATCAGGAAGAGCCAGTCGCCGCGCTCGGCGCGCTTCTGCTCCAGTCGCTCCGAGCCGGTGCGGTCGAGGTAGCGCATCTCGTGATTGGCCTTCAGCGCCATCGCGACCGCCACCCCTTCGAAGGCGACGAACAACCCACCGCTCAACTTCCGATCGAGTGCTGCCTGGCCCCACCCCGGGACGAGCAGTGACCGCGCGAAGTAGCCGAGCGGTGAGGGGCGCGGGCGGATCGGCAGCGAATCGGGACGCGCCTGCGCGGCGAGCGGCGCCGCACTCAGCAGCGACACCGCGAGCAGGGCGTGCCCGGCGCGCACCAGCAGGCGCTGGATCAGGCGACCGCCACGAGTTCGATCTCGACGCGGACATCGCGCGGGAGGCCGGCGGCGGCGACGGTGCTGCGCGCCGGGCGATGGTCGCCAAAGTGCGCCGCGTAGACGGCATTCATCGGGGCGAACTCGGCCATGTCGCGGAGGAAGACGGTGGTCTTGACCACGTTCTTGAACGACATGCCGGCCGCGGCGAGGACGGCACCGAGGTTCTTGAAGACCTGCTCGGTCTGCTCGGTCACGCCGCCGGCGACGATTTCCATCGACACGGGGTCGAGGGCGATCTGCCCCGCGGTGTAGAGCATCCCGTTGACGAGGATGGCCTGGGAGTAGGGGCCGATGGCGGCGGGGGCGTCGGGAGTGGCGATAATCTGCATCAGGATGCTCGAGGTAAGGTTGGTCTTAGGGAAACGATGATCGATGATCGATGGTCGATGATCGATAGTCAGGTGTCGATGATCGATGATCGATGGCGGCTTTATCGATCATCGATCATCGATCATCGATCATCGGCGGTTGATCATCGATCATCGATCATCGATCACTCTGTTCGTGGGCCAGAACAACCGCGTTGCATTGGCCGTGGTGTCCGCAGCGATCTCTTCAAACGTTGTGCCGCGGACCTCGGCGAGGGTGTGTGCGACCGCTGGCACGTAGCTCGGCTCGTTGCGCTTGCCGCGGTGTGGCACGGGCGCCAGGTACGGCGCGTCGGTCTCGATCAGCAGGCGGTCCGCCGCCACGGCCCGCATGGCGTCCTGCTGGTCCCACGACTTGAAGGTCACCATGCCGCTGAAGGAAAAGTACCACCCCGCCTCGAGCCCGGCGTCCCGCAGGACGGGGCCGCTGGAGAAGGAGTGGAGGACCACGGTGGCGTCGGCCTGGTTGCGGAGGATGGCGACGACATCGGCATCGGCCTCGCGGGCGTGGATGACGACGGGCATCCCTGCGGCCGTGGCCAGCGCGAGCTGTTCGGCGAAGACGTCCTGCTGCACGCTGTGCGGGGCGTGGTCGTAGTGGTAGTCGAGCCCCATCTCGCCGGCGGCGCGGACCAGGGGGTGCTGCCACGCGGCCTGGAGGCGACGCCTGAGGTCGGGGGTCCAGTGGGAGGCGTCGTGGGGGTGGCAGCCGGTGGCGACCACCAACCCGGGATGCCGAACCGCCCAGCCGAGGGTGTCCTCGAGCTGGGCGGTCACGGATTCAATCACCATGGCACGGGAGACGCCGGCGGCGCCCATCCGCTCCACCACCGCGTCGCGGTCGGCCGCGAAGGCCGGGTCCGCGAGGTGGCAGTGGGTGTCCACCAGCATCAGGGTCAGACCTGGGGAACCGTGCTGCGGACTGCCTTGGGCTTGACCTTGACGCCGCGGCCGTCGACGCCGGGCCACTTCTGCTCGATCATGCGCAGGACCGGCGCCGCGATCCAGATCGACGAGAAGGTGCCGGTGAAGACGCCGAAGAACATCACCAGCGCGAACGGCCGGATGACCTCGCCGGCGAAGATCGTCAGCGCGAGCAGCGTCGACAGCGTGGTGACGTGGGTCAGGATCGAGCGCGGCAGCGTCTCGTTGATCGAGAGGTTGAGCACCTCGACCAGCTGCGAGCGCCGGAACTTGTGCAGGTTCTCGCGGACGCGGTCGAAGATGATGATCGTGTCGTTCAGCGAGTAGCCGACCATCGACAGCACGGCGGCGACGACGACGAGCGAGAGCTCGATCCGGGCCACCGCGATGAAGCAGATGGTGAGGATGATGTCGTGGGCGGTGGCGAGGACGGCCGCCAACCCGAAGCGCCACTCGAAGCGGTAGGCCAGGTAGGCCAGCACGCCGAGGAAGGAGAGCATGATCGCCATGAGCGCCTGCGTCTTGAGCTCGGCGCCGACCTTCGGCGAGACCGCCTCACCGCTGCCCGGCGTGAAGCCACCGGCGCCGACGACCTGCTCGATCGCGGCGTTGACGGCCTTCGTGGTGGCCTGGGTGTCGTCGGTCTTGGAGCCTTCGACCGCGGTCCGGGCGCGGACGGCGTACTCGTTGTCGCCCCCGAAGCGCTGGATCTCGGCGCCCTTCAGGCCAGCGGCGTCGAGGCCGGCGCGCAGCTTCTCGACGTCGACCGGCGCCGTGGTCTTGAACTGCACCAGGGTGCCGCCGGTGAATTCGATCGACTGGTGGATGCCGAGCCCGAGCAGCGCCGCGAGCCCGATCACGAACAGCACGGCAGTCACGAGATAGGCCTGCCGGCGGTGCGCGATGAAGTCGTACTTGGCGTGTGCAAAGAAGCGAATCATGGTCAGATGCTCAGCGTGGTGGCGTGGGGCTTCCGGTCGAGCCAGACGAGGAAGAACGTCTTGGTGACGAAGATCGCGGTGATCATCGAGGCGATGATGCCCATGATCAGCGTGACCGCGAAGCCCTTGACCGGGCCGGTACCGAACTGGAAGAGGAACGCGGCGGTCAGGACGGTCGAGACGTTCGAGTCGATGATGGCGGGCATCGCGTGCCGGAAGCCTTCCTCGACCGCGACGCGGACGGTCCGCCCGGCGATCAGTTCCTCTCGAATCCGCTCGAAGATCAGCACGTTCGCGTCGACGGCGATGCCGACCGAGAGCACGATGCCGGCGAGGCCGGGCAGCGTGAGGGTGGCGTCGATCATCGAGAGCGAGGCCAGCGTGAACAGGATGTAGAGCGACAGCGCCAGCACGGCGAGCGCTCCGGACATCCGGTAGTAGCCCACCATGATGATGATCACGAAGAGGGTGCCGACCAGGCCGGCGACGATGCCGCCCCGGACCGAGTCCTCACCGAGCGAGGCGCCGACGGTGCGCTCCTCGACGATCTTCAGCGTGAACGGCAGCGCGCCGGCCTTCAGCGTCAGCGCGAGGTCCTGCGCCTCCGCGATGGTGCGGCCCGACAGCTCGATCTGGCCGCGACGGTCGATGCGGCTGTTGATGACCGGCGGTGCGCCCTGGACCTTGCCGTCGAGGACGATCGCCATGAAGTCGCCGATGTGCCGGCTGGTCTCCTGGCCGAAGCGCCGCCCACCCGCGCGGTCGAGGTCGAAGACCACGATCGGCTTGTTGGAGCTCGGGTCGATCTGCGGCGTCGCGTTGACCAGCGAGGTGCCGGTGAGGATCGGCTTGGTCTCCAGCGCGTACAACGCACGCATCGGTTCGAGCCCGCCAGTCGCCGACTGATCCCACTTCAGCTCGATGCCACGCGGGAGGACGCGCTGCACCTCGGGGAGGCGGAGCAGCGAGTCGACGCGAGCCACCGAGGCTTCCGGGACCAGATAGGTCCCCGGTGCCGAGGCGCCAGCTGATGCACCCGAGATGATCAAGGCCTGGAGGATCGGGCCGCCGGCCTTGACCGTGTCGGCCGCCGCCGCCGCGCCGCTGTCCGCCTTTACGCCGCTGTCGGCCGTGAGCTTGGTGCCTGAATCGCCGGCGAGCAGCGCGTCGATCCCCTTGGCCGCCGCCGGGGCGCCCGCGGCCGGCTTGACGCCGAGCTGGGCGAGGACCCGATCCATGGCGGGGAGGGCGGCGTCGAGCGCGCCCGTCTTGTCCGTCATGCGGAATTCGAGGAAGGCGTTCTGCTGGACGATGCCCTTGGCCCGTTCCGGATCCTTGATGCCGGCGAGCTCGACGACGATCCGCGAGGAGCCGACCTTCTGGATCACCGGCTCGGTCACGCCGAACTCGTCGATGCGCTTGCGCAGCACGGTCAGCGCCAGGTCGATGTCCTTGGAGACATCGGCCGAGACCTGCGTCGACTGGTCGAGCTCGAGGCCAAGGTGCATCCCGCCCTGGAGGTCCAGGCCGCGCTTCAACGGGACGCGCTTGACCTGCACGTCCTGCATCGCGCCGGTGGCGCTGCGCTCGCGCACGGTGACGGTGCGCGGGATGAGGGCGATGATC contains:
- a CDS encoding acyl-CoA thioesterase — translated: MQPTVATDGAGITTIRRRVDYSETDQMGVVYHARYLVWWDVARTEHLRQTGLSYRDLETLGFRLMVGELTIRYRRAARYDDPIRVRTWVRERASRRVTFGYAVEHDETGELLATGSTAMLVMDDTFAFGRLPEGIAERLQPIPDPVRL
- a CDS encoding RidA family protein — encoded protein: MQIIATPDAPAAIGPYSQAILVNGMLYTAGQIALDPVSMEIVAGGVTEQTEQVFKNLGAVLAAAGMSFKNVVKTTVFLRDMAEFAPMNAVYAAHFGDHRPARSTVAAAGLPRDVRVEIELVAVA
- a CDS encoding glutamate racemase, whose product is MNTAPIGVFDSGIGGLTVVRAIHALLPNESTLYLGDTARVPYGSKSPETVRRYAREILTWLEEHQVKAVVVACNTATAHALDELRAVATVPVIGVIEPGARAAAAASRGGTVGVIGTAGTILSGAYRRALHRIRPELAVVEQACPLFVPLVEEGWFEHPATRLVAEEYLAPLRAAGVDTIVLGCTHYPMLSGLIGEVLGPDVVRIDSAQETARELATVLRAQGLEAPAGTPVHHRWAATDDVARFARVGSIFVGEPLETIELAALGSERTS
- a CDS encoding metallophosphoesterase, translated to MTAHRVVVVGDAHLGAAPVGDEEAMLAFLDAVPSLGDALLVTGDLFDFWFTWRRVIPRQAIRTTAALVHLARRFPVMMVGGNHDRWGSTFWDQEAGLRFDAHRLECDVAGQRVLMVHGDGMHQEHFRANVLNRLINSPTIIRAVATLPASLTFWAADRLQHNPAYAAAHPEISDAAMGRQRVIAEGFLTADPGLGAVVMGHTHRAAAVEMMPGRWYLNPGAWLDGHAYGILDADGATLHHFS
- a CDS encoding non-canonical purine NTP pyrophosphatase → MTVLLVASRNVGKVAEFRGLLGPLGVDVRSPDQCGLAEHPDEDVLEVAHTFAENAALKAEWFAARSGVVTLADDSGLEVDALEGGPGVYSKRFAGMDGPDHLVTAANNAALLTALRDVPDAARSARYRCVLVLHRPAGAEWPWAEPAEGASLVVAGVTEGRILRAPEGDGGFGYDPLFWSDDLGMSFGQATREAKGKISHRGRAVHELIERVHPRRVRAVREPH
- the rph gene encoding ribonuclease PH; this translates as MSRPDGRQPNQLRPTVLERRANPYAEGSCLVRMGGTLVHCTASVETGVPPFKKGSGQGWVTAEYSMLPRATAERTSRERNGPGGRTHEIQRLIGRSLRAAMGTFAFGEYTIKVDCDVLTADGGTRCASITGACVALHDACTWLSEKTGQPSPFGRLVAAVSVGTVDGEQRLDLAYLEDRDAEVDANVVMLAPHDFVEVQGTGEHGTFDRAALDRLLDLAQGGMNELFALQRTALGL
- the rfaE2 gene encoding D-glycero-beta-D-manno-heptose 1-phosphate adenylyltransferase; this encodes MSGHAAGDRHGGLRRHHPRQAVVPLRAVPRRDDLRGALQHDAHRCADPHPPPCRGRHPGPPARGTEDHRDAPRSAGRRGHLGQVHRARDAAAVWREGLQVRAEDRRGRTLTSPVDTAPKLRSQGDAARWRQGTTGQVVFTNGVFDLLHAGHIHVLESARALGDALIVGVNTDASVRRLDKGSERPIVSAADRARVLAALACVDCVVLFDEDTPAQLIAALQPDVLVKGGDYNPDTVVGADTVRARGGRVVIIPLLPDRSTTRLVERLRVTP
- a CDS encoding peptidylprolyl isomerase, with amino-acid sequence MLLAAPLTAQDPALVEALAPLLMAEDRRQLDLTAMARAIGHPDPLVRRTAVVAVGRIGDKRGAPLIVEALGDRDQNVIADAFFALGLLADSNNAAAIIARIRQPDSLDAAAAGEASAALARSGGSAAIAMLTEIIGGRTSVSAARRDLLLPVALLESWKLGAQAPVAAMLPFLNDQNDDLRWRASYTIARLKAPTAGNGLLRSARDKMALVREAAVRSYTKAYADSAGLPAAAVLGELRRALQDASPGVKISALQALGSWRDSAEVTGVLRLLTDADFNVRVQATTALGELRGEAAMAALDGLFDKQGATWAMRRVAFSALARADTARFAKRAAVWQASQDVRERMAAYEGWGSISSTGNAVFQAGLQDADARVQAAALGAWRSARPRSDSTVVAAARERLRSAAPEVRATAAGVLGANARVEDLDLLLAAWRLGAADVERDAQQAVLAAMSGLARRVPDVLQQLGDPSRRDFFTPPAEMLLRRDAARSWPALAERWGPALPVVTGRGLEDYRVIVRTLVLAKENPHVTVELDGRGTIDLELLGREAPLTVANFLRLVDRRWFDGNRWHRVVPNFVIQDGDRSGTGSGGPGWAIRDEFNRRRYDVPMAGMALSGPETGGSQWFINVSPQPHLDGRYTIFGRVAGSYAALLRVTQGDVIRSIHR